Within the Pelagovum pacificum genome, the region GTCCTCGGCCGGGATAGCATCCGAGAAGGATACCGCGTCGCAACCGGCGGCGGCGCGGGCCGGATCGTCGGGCTGATCCCGGACCACGTGATTTCGCAGACCGTGGCCCTTACCGGGGGCCACGGTCACCAGACGGCCTACGAGTGGCTTGCCGCCCGCTCGCGCACCATAGAACAGTCACTTCAGTCCCTCCGGGACGGCCACCGCCCACGGCCGCCGTTCGACCGGATGGAGCTCGTGGAGGAGTAGCAAGATGCCCACCGAAATCCTGATGCCCGCCCTGTCCCCCACGATGGAGGAAGGCACCCTCGCCAAGTGGCTGGTCAAGGAAGGCGACACCGTCTCCTCCGGTGACCTGCTGGCCGAGATCGAGACCGACAAGGCCACGATGGAATTCGAGGCCGTCGATGAAGGCACCATCGGCAAGATCCTCGTCGAGGAAGGCACCGAGGGCGTGAAGGTGAACCAGCCGATCGCCGTGCTGCTCGAAGAAGGCGAGAGCGCCGACGACATCGGTGAGACCTCGTCCGAACCGAAGCCCGCCGACGAGCCGACCGGCGGCGAGGCGGCCCCCGTGGAAGAGCAGGAAGACAAGCCCGAGGCGGGCATGGGCGTTCCCGGCCCGAAGGACGGCGACGGTGCCAAGTCCTCCTCGTCCGGCGGCCCCGCGCCGAAGGACGACAAGGGCGGCCGCATCTTCGCCTCCCCCCTCGCCCGCCGCATCGCCAAGGACAAGGGCATCGAGCTGTCAGACGTGAAGGGCTCCGGTCCCAAGGGCCGCATCGTGAAGGCCGACGTCGAGAGCTTCGAGCCCTCGAAAGCCGCGCCGAAGTCCGATGAAGCGCCGAAGTCCAAGGAAGCCGCCTCCGCCGCGACCGCTCCGGCGGGAATGAGCGCCGATGCCGTCGCCAAGATGTACGAGGGCCGCGAGTACGAGGAGGTCAAGCTCGACGGCATGCGCCGCACGATCGCCAGCCGCCTCACCGAGGCCAAGCAGACGATCCCGCACTTCTACCTGCGTCGCGACATCCAGCTCGATGCGCTGCTGAAGTTCCGCTCCCAGCTGAACAAGCAGCTCGAAGCGAAGAACGTGAAGCTGTCGGTCAACGACTTCATCATCAAGGCCTGCGCGCTGGCGCTGCAGGAGGTGCCGGACGCCAACGCCGTGTGGGCGGGCGACCGCATCCTGAAGCTGAAGCCCTCCGACGTGGCCGTCGCCGTCGCGATCGAGGGCGGGCTCTTCACGCCGGTCCTGAAGGACGCGCACCAGAAGTCGCTCTCGGCGCTCTCGGCCGAGATGAAGGACCTCGCCAGCCGCGCACGGGACAAGAAGCTCGCCCCGCATGAATACCAGGGCGGCAGCTTCGCGATCTCCAACCTCGGGATGTTCGGCATCGACAACTTCGACGCGGTCATCAACCCGCCGCATGGCTCGATCCTCGCCGTCGGTGCAGGCGTCAAGAAGCCGGTCGTGGGCGAAGACGGTGAGCTGACCACCGCGACGGTGATGTCGACGACCCTGTCGGTCGATCACCGGGTGATCGACGGCGCGCTCGGGGCGCAGTTCCTCGATGCCATCAAGAAGAACCTCGAAAGCCCGATGCTGATGCTCGCCTGAGGCGGACGGGCTTTCGACCGCACGTCCAGTCGTTCTCAGAAGACCTTCGAAAAGCCGCCGCGAGGCGGCTTTTCCACGTCATGGCATCTGGTAGCCCGGTGTCGACATGGACAGGGCGACTTCCTCCTCCGACATGCCCTCTTCGATCCCTTCGAACAGCGGTGTCGACAGGTAGCGCTCTCCCGTGTCGGGCAGCATCACCAGCATGACCGATCCGGCGTCGACCTCGGTCGCCATCTTCATCGCCGCCGCCAGTGTCGAGCCGCCGGAGATGCCGGTGAAGATACCCTCCTGCGTCGCCAGCGCGCGGGCCATCTCGATGCCCTCCGGCCCGGTCACCGGGACCATGCGATCGTAGGCGTCCCGTTCGAGCGCCTCCTGCAGCACGGCGGGGATGAAATCCGGCGTCCAGCCCTGGATCGGGTGCGGCTCCCAGTCCGGGTGGCTCTGCGCCGGGCCGCCGTCCGACTCGCGCTCCTGCGCGACGCCGGACGAGACGAGCGCAGCGTTTGCCGGTTCCGTCAGGACGATCTTCACCTCGGGCCGCTCCGCCTTCAACACCTCGGAGACGCCGTTGACCGTGCCGCCGGTGCCGTAGCCCGTGACGAAGTAGTCGAGCCGCTCGCCCTCGAAATCCGCGAGGATTTCGCGCGCGGTGGTGTTGCGGTGGACCAGCGCATTTGCCGGCGTCTCGAACTGGCGGGCCAGGAACCAGCCGTTCGCCTCTGCCAGCTCCCGCGCCTTGCGGTACATGCCGATGCCCTTCTCGCCCTTCGGCGTCAGCACGACCTTCGCGCCGAGGAACCGCATCAGCCGCCGCCGCTCGATCGAGAAGCTCTCGACCATGACGATCACCAGAGGATGCCCGGTCGCCGCGCAGGCCATGGCCAGCCCGATTCCGGTGTTGCCGCTCGTCGCCTCGACAACGGTCTGGCCGGGCGCCAGCGCGCCGGAGGCCTCCGCCTCCTCGATGATGCTGATCGCCAGCCGGTCCTTCACCGAGGCCGCCGGGTTGAAGGCCTCCGCCTTGACGTAGATCGTGACATGATCCGGCGCGATGCGGTTCAGCCGGATGACGGGCGTGTCGCCCATCGTCTCCACGACCGAACTGTAGAGCCGGCCCCGTCCGTTGGTCGTGCGTGACATCAACATCCCTCCCCTGGCTGTCAGAGGGATGCTACGCCGCTGTCCGCGACAGGGCCAAGCCTTATCTCAGGGGCTGACGGAGCCGGACTTGATGAGGTGATCCATCGACAGCGAGGGCTGATCGCAGCCCGCCTCGCCAACGATCTTCGCCGGAACGCCGGCGACCGTCTTGCACTTCGGCACATCGTGCAGAACGACAGAGCCCGCAGCGACGCGGCTGCAGCTGCCGATGTGAATATTGCCGAGCACCTTCGCCCCGGCACCGATCAGAACGCCGTCGCCGATCTTGGGGTGGCGGTCCTCTTCTTCCTTGCCCGTCCCGCCGAGCGTCACGGAATGCAGCATGGAGACGTTGTCGCCCACCACCGCCGTCTCGCCGATCACTATGGAGTGGGCATGGTCGATCATGATCCCGCGCCCGATCTTCGCGTTCGGATGGATGTCGACGCCAAAGATCTCGGACACGCGCATCTGGATGAAGTAGGCCACGTCGCGCCGCCCCCGCTCCCAAAGCCAATGGCCGAGGCGGTAGGCCTGCACAGCCTGGAAGCCCTTGAAATAGAGCAGCGGCTGCATGAACCGGTGGCAGGCGGGATCGCGTTCGAACACCGCGACGAGATCGGCCCGCGCGGCGGCGGCCAGGTCGGGCGTCTCGGCCAGCGCCTCATCGGCGATCTCGCGCACGATCTGCTCGGACATCTCCGGGCTCGCCAGCTTCATCGCGATCCGGTAGGCGAGCGCGCTGTCGAAGCTCTTGTGGTGCAGGATGGTGGCATGAATCAGCCCGCCCATCAGCGGCTCAGCCGCGACGGCGGCCTCGGCCTCTTCCGTGATCCGTTCCCAGACCGGATCCAGCTTCGTCGGTTTCAGCTTCGCAGTGGGCATGGGCTCGCCTCCGTGGTCTCGCGACTGCCCTACCCGAAATAGGGGCCGTTCGGGAAGAGGAAAGCCTGCCCCGCGCGAGATCGTCAAACGGTGAAATACCAGGTCCGCGCCGGCCCCGGCCCGAACCGGTCGGACACCTGCGCCACGGTAAGCGCGACCTCCAGTCCCGGCGCCGCGCCATCCGCCAGCATCGCCGCCGCGTCCCAGTCGTAGTGCGGTGAGGTCACCTCGAGGCTCCGGACCGTCGCTCCCTCGACGGCGAGCGTGACGCTGTATGCCTCCCGCTCATCCCCCAGCGGCACGTCCGGTCCCGCCCAGCCGTCGCCGTCGATCCGCGTGCGCCGCACCCATGACAGGCGCAGCCCGCTGCCCTCGGGTCGGCGTCGGAAGTGGCACACCGGGTAGGGTCGCAGCCCGTTGCCGGCGAAAGCATGTACCGCCTCGCGATAGCTCGGGTGATCAAGCGGCCGGTCCGCCGGCCCCCATCGCAACGTCCGCCCGGTCTCACGCGCCGAGAGCGGCAGTCCGACTTGCCGGACGCGCGACGTCATCAGAACGAACAGGCTCCCCGCCGGCCAGCTGGCGGGCATGATCCCGTCGCTGCCGCCCTGCCCGCGCAATCGCAGGGTCAGGTCCCAGACACCGGGCGCGACGAGCGTGGCATGGGCGAACTGAAACAGCTCCCACCCGTCGGGGGTGCCGTCCCCGATCGCGGCGAGGTTCGCACCAGCCAACACTTCCGCCTCCGACACGGACGCCAGCGCGCCCTGAAGCACCGTCACGCGCAGCGCCGGTCCCCTGTCCCAGATGCCCGGTCGCGCGGATTCCAGCACCGTATCGGTCACCCCGACGACGGCGGGTCGCGGGACCACCTGGTCGAGCGTGAAGTCCCCGCCACCCGCCGACTGGTAAAGCGCGACCGGCCCGGGCCACGGATCGGCCACCGACGCAAACCACGGCGCATGAGGCACCTCATCGCCACGGATCAGCGGCAGGTCGAGGAACAGCCCCTCGACCGGCAGCGGCACGGCGGGCGGCGGCAGACTGCGCAATGCGGAGCCCGGATCGCGCGCGCGGTAGATTTCGGGCTCGACCCGCACCGCCTCGACCGTCCGCTCGAGCCCGTCCTCGGCCCGGTCGATGCGGTAGAGGCCGGTCGCCTTTCCGTTGTCCTCCACGCGCACGACATCGCCGGGGCCGAACGCCCGTCCCGAGGGCGGCAACGCGAAGCGGAGGTGGTCGCGCGCAACCCGCGCCTCGGCCAGCATCCGCTCCGCCAGCGCCTGACCCTCGCCACGGGTCATCGCCATGTCGAGGTCGGTGCCCGACACCGCGCGCGAGCTGTCGCGGGGGTGGATCGCTTCGGCGCAGGCGGCGGCGTAGTTTCCGCCGCTTTCGATGAAGCCGATCCGAACCCGGCCAGTCATCTCCGCCTCTCCCTCGCGGGTGCGCTCGATCAGTTCCGGCTGGTCGGGCAGCAGGGCCAGCGTCTCCGTCGTGACCGTGCCGTCGGCCTCTCCGTCCCGCGTGCGGAACACCAGCCGCCCCTCCCGCTCCATCGCATCGAACCCGTGGGCGAGCATCAGCGGCTGGAGCGCGGCACGGATCGTGCCGACCTGTCCGAGCGTATAGCCCCGGACGAGACCGTAGAGCTCTTTCGTATCAACCCCTTGAACCCCAGCCTCACGGCAGAGCGCCTCGACGACCTGCGCCAGCGGCCGGTGCGCTGTGCGCCCGGTCAGCCAGTGGCCGAACTCGTGGTTCGCACCGTCCGACCAGACGTCGGTGCGACCGGGAAAGGCCGGCCAGGGCCGCGCGTCCCAAGACCAGGCATGCGCCCGGTCCATGTCGAGCATCCGCTTGCCGGTGTAGATCGAGACCGGGTTGTTCGCGGGGTCGGAATAGTAGCCGATCAGCGCCCGCAGGTACTGCATCTGCATGAACGCGTCACGGTAGCCGTTTGAATAATATGGCAAAGCCGACTCGGAACTTTTGGGATCCACGAACTTGTTCGGCTGGTTTGCGCCCTTGTCGACCGCGCCGCAGCCGAACTCGGTGAACCAGATCGGCTTCATGCCCGGCTCCCACGCGCTCGGCTCCGGCGCGCGTTCGCCGTCGATCCGGTCGTGGTGATAGTTGTCCCACCAGCCGGCGAGGTCCTTGTAGCGCCACGTGAAGGGCTCACCATAGAAGTCGGTGATCGGGGTGCGGATCTGCGCGTCGCGGTGGGCGTCCGAAGCATAATACCAGTCGAACCCTTCGCCCCCGGCGACGTTCGCCCGCAGGTAATCGAGGTTGTAGATCGACCCCCAGTGCGCATCGGCGTGGCCGCTGCCGTCGCGCCAGTCGGCGAGCGGCATGTAATTGTCGATCCCGACGAAATCCACATTGGAATCAGCCCATAGCGGGTCGATGTTGAAGTACTTGTCGCCGGTCCCATCGGGTTGATAGCCGTGATATTCGGACCAGTCGGCGGCATAGCCGATCTTGACCTCCGACCCGAGGATCGTCCTGACGTCCGCCGCGAGCTGCCGCAGCGCATCGACGGCCGGGAAGCCTGCCGCATCGCGGATTTGCGTCAGGCCGCGCATCTCGGAGCCGATGCAGAAGGCATCGACCCCGCCCGCAAGCGCGCAGAGATGGGCGTAGTGCAGGATGAACCGGCGATAGGACCATTCCGCCGGGCCCGTGTAGGCGACGGTGTCGGTGCCGGGCTCGAAGTCTCCCGGCGCGGCGGTCCCGAAGAAGGCCGCGACCTCGGCGGCGGCGGTCGCTGTCCGATCGGGTGATCCCGCCTGTCCCGGCGCGGCAGAGAGCGTGATCCGACCCCGCCACGGCAGCGCCGGCTGGCCGATCTCGCCCGTCCAGGGGTCAGGCAGGCTGTTTCTCGCAAGCTGGTCCATCAGGATGAACGGATAGAAAACAATGGATTGCCCGGCGTCCTTCATGTGCCGGATTGACTGGATCACCGACTGATCGGTCGGTGTGCCGCCACAGACAGGCGCACCCTCGACATATGGCACGACTTCCGCACTCGCCCGGTCGAGCGCGCTGACCGTCCAGGGCATGTCGCCGTCCTCGTCGTGATGTTCCACCATCGGGCGCAGACGACAGGTGCCGCACCGCAGGTCGTCGCCAAACCACGAGACGATGAGCGACACCGATCCACAGTTCGGCAGTTCGTCCGCCAACGCCCTGAAAGAGGTCACGAAATCCGCTTCGCCGGAGCTCGTGTTGACGTTCGGCAGCCGTGACCGACCGAAGCCCGCGTTTACGGTGACCGGGTCAGTGGCCAGCGCATATTCGCCGGAGCCCGGCATCATCGCCACACCCCGGATCGCGCGGGCGATGTCCGGCGGATCGATGTCGGAGGCGTCCTCGGGTCCCGCCGGGCGCGACACTTCGAACGAGAAGGACGGCACCCGGTTGCCGAACTGGCCGAGGGCGAGCTCCTCGAACAGCACATAGGCGATCCCCCGGTAGGCGGGCGCCCGTCCCGCACCCTCCACCGCCTCGATATTCGGATCGGGGAGCTGGTCCTCGCTCCCCTTGTAGACGCGCATGTCGAGCATGTGCGCCGGGACCTCGCGGCCGTCGGCCCAGATGCGGCCGATGCTCGTGATCTCGCCCTCGCAGACCGCCACGGCAAGGCTGACGCTGTAACTGTAATCGACCGTCGTCACCTCGGGCTGGCGCGGCGCGCCCTTGCCGCCGCCGCCCGTGGTCGTGCTGCTGTCCTGCTCGCGGAACCGGCTCGCCCAGATGACCTGGCCCGCGACGCGCGCCCGTCCGTAGACGCGGCCCACGGGGGCCCCCTCGCTCGCACCGGTCAGGCGGAAGCGGTCGACGCGCGCCGTCTCCACCGTCTCGCTGCCCTGGCCGAGGACGCGGGTGTCGAGCATACGTCCCGCCGTCGCGCCGACGGCCCGGCCCCACGTGGCGCCGGACAGTCCGAGGACCGTGCCGCCGAGGCTGCCGCCCACGGCCATGCCCGCCGCGCCGAGTACGATCGTGGCCATGCGCTAACTCCCTGTGCGAAACGCAAAACGGGCGACGATGCGCCGCTCCCACGGCGCGGACAGGTGGCTCTCGACCACGCCGTGCCCGCTGTAGGCGTGGATGAACCGTGCGGTCGCCCCGACCTCGGACTGTATGCCGAGGTGACGCGCTTCCGCCCCGTTGCGCATCCGGAACAGCAGAACGTCGCCCGGTGCGGCGATCTCCAGCGGCCGGGCGTCGAGGTGCCGTCCGGCGGCCCGCCAAAGAAGCTCCTCGCCCTGCGGTGCGGTCCAGTCGGCAGTGTAGGCGGGCACAGGTTCAGGCTCTGCGCCGAACGCCTCGCGCCAGATGCCGCGGATCAGGCCGAGGCAATCGGTCCCGGCGCCGCGCGTCGAGCCCTGGTGGAGGTAGGGCGTGCCGATCCAGCCCCGCGCGATCGCGACGATGTCGGTCATGTCCGGCGCCCCCCGTCGTTGGTGCCGTCGAGGCGCGGCACGGCGGCCAGCCAATCTTCGCCCGGCACATGAGGAAAGCCGCGGAAATTTATGAAATTGCTGAATTTCGTCCGACAGGTCGCGTCCGATTTGTCGCAGCCCGGCTCGACCCGCACGGTATCACCAAGGGTCAGCGTGGCGCGCAGAGGCTCCCACAGGCCAAGTACCCGCTCCGTGCCCTCGATCGCGTCGTCCTTGACGACCGCGCTCAATCCCGCCGCAGCGCCGCTCAGGACGGCGAGCCGACCGAGCGCATACCATCCCGGCGGACGCCCGGTGTCTGCGAGGCGGATCACCCTGTTTTCAAAAACCTCGGCCACCGTGTCCGTGTCGCTAAGCGGCGAGAGGTCCAGCCCGCAAGCCCGGTCGCCGAGCACCGCGTCGCAGGTCGGCTGGAACGACCGGCCGACGGGGTGGTTCAGCGCCTCGGCCAGCCCACGCAGCTCTGCGTGAAACGCGCCGCCGCCGCGCCGGATGTCGCCGATATGGCCGCGAAAGGTCACCTGCCGCTCTGCCGGCGCGCGCCAGTTGACGAGCCAGCCCGTCACCTCTGCCCCGTCGAAGCGGCCGGCCTCGATGTCGGACTCGGTCACCGCGTCGTCCGACAGCACGCCGAGCGCTTCGGAATTGTCGACCGACAGCCCGGTCGTCCGCACGGTCTGCCGGGCCGTCAGGCCGGTGTCGGCCCGGAACGTCATGCCGTCGAAAGAGACCGGGCGGTCGTGGTCGGTGAAGCCGAACAGCACACCGTCAGCACGAAGTACGGACCAGCAGCGACAGACCGTGGTGAGGCCGGTGACGAGGTGAGAGGCAAGGGTCACAGCCGCACCTCCACGACCGGCACATCCGGTGCGTCGCCGGCCTGGAAGCTCGCGACGGACGTCAGGATGCGGTCGATGTCGAAGCGCACCGGCACGTCGAATTCGAACCCGGCCGTCACCTCGACGCCGACGTCGGGCGGATGGTCGAACGTGACGATGCCGGTGGAGATGTCGACCGACCACGCCGCCCCCTCGACCTGCGGCACCCCGTCCAGCGCGACGATCACCGTGCCGCCGACCGGCTTCTTCACCGGGCGTTCGTAGAAGCTCGGTCCCGAGCCGTAGCGCTTCACCAGCTGGAACGCGGCGGTCACCTCGTCGCCGATGCCGAGCAGCTGATCGGTATCGGACACGTCGCCGGAGGCGAGGCAGGAGCGGTAGTCGCCCCAGTCCTTCCACCGAAAGGCGTGCAACTGGCCGTGGCGGGCCTCGAAAAAGGCGACGAGCGCCTCGAGGTCGTCGAGGGAGCGCAGGCCGAGCCCCGCGTCGTACCGGCGCCGCGAATGCGCCCAGGGGCTGTTGCGCTCCTCCGCGCCGTTGGCGAGGGTCACGATCTCGGTCCGCCGCTCCGGACCGCCGAGAGCCCCGAAGCTGAGCGACGTCGGGAAACGCACGTCGTGGAATGTCATGGGTCGGCCCTCCTCAGCGGTTCCGGTTGCCCTGCGCCAGCGCGCGCGACAGGCGCGCGGCCACCTGGGTACGGCTTCGCTCGAAGGAGGCCGCGTCGGGCGTCGTGATATTCATCGTGACGTGGACCGGCGCCGGGGCACCGCTGGTGCGCACGCCGAGCTTGCCATCGGCCCCACGGGCGAGTGGCATGATCGCCTCCGGGCCAGCCTCGCCCATCAGCCCGGTGCCGCGCCGCATCGGGAAAGTAACGGGCCCCGAGGCGACACCGCCGCTCGCGAAGGGCATCACCCGCCCCTGCGAGAAGCTGCCCCCCTGTCCGAACGGCATCAGCCCGGAGACCAGCGCGTTCAGCCCCCCCGACAACATCCCGCCGAGCTGGTCCGTAACGGGCGTCACCGCGGCCCGGTAGGCCGCGGCGCTCATCCGGTCCTTCAGCGTGGCGAGCGTGTCCGACAGGCGCTGCCCATCGAAGACCACGCCCTCGAACGCGCGGCGGATGCTGCCGGAGAAGGCGCGCGACAGGTTGCCCATGTCGCGCGTCGTGTCCGACATTCCCCGCTGCATCCGGTCGAGCTCCGCCGTGAAGACCGCCGTCATCTCGCCGCTGCGGGCAAGCGTTCCGTCGAGCGCGGCGAGATCCGCCTCGAACGCGTCGAACCTGTCGTCACTCATCACCGTCTCCTCTCGTCTCGTCGGGGTAGGCGCGCGCCAGCTCTTCCAGTCGGGCGCGGGCCATCGGCGCGTCGGTCTTGCCGCGCTGCCCGAGCATCAGCAGAAGCTCCGCCGG harbors:
- the cysE gene encoding serine O-acetyltransferase, with translation MPTAKLKPTKLDPVWERITEEAEAAVAAEPLMGGLIHATILHHKSFDSALAYRIAMKLASPEMSEQIVREIADEALAETPDLAAAARADLVAVFERDPACHRFMQPLLYFKGFQAVQAYRLGHWLWERGRRDVAYFIQMRVSEIFGVDIHPNAKIGRGIMIDHAHSIVIGETAVVGDNVSMLHSVTLGGTGKEEEDRHPKIGDGVLIGAGAKVLGNIHIGSCSRVAAGSVVLHDVPKCKTVAGVPAKIVGEAGCDQPSLSMDHLIKSGSVSP
- the cysK gene encoding cysteine synthase A, producing the protein MSRTTNGRGRLYSSVVETMGDTPVIRLNRIAPDHVTIYVKAEAFNPAASVKDRLAISIIEEAEASGALAPGQTVVEATSGNTGIGLAMACAATGHPLVIVMVESFSIERRRLMRFLGAKVVLTPKGEKGIGMYRKARELAEANGWFLARQFETPANALVHRNTTAREILADFEGERLDYFVTGYGTGGTVNGVSEVLKAERPEVKIVLTEPANAALVSSGVAQERESDGGPAQSHPDWEPHPIQGWTPDFIPAVLQEALERDAYDRMVPVTGPEGIEMARALATQEGIFTGISGGSTLAAAMKMATEVDAGSVMLVMLPDTGERYLSTPLFEGIEEGMSEEEVALSMSTPGYQMP
- a CDS encoding phage tail tape measure protein — protein: MSDDRFDAFEADLAALDGTLARSGEMTAVFTAELDRMQRGMSDTTRDMGNLSRAFSGSIRRAFEGVVFDGQRLSDTLATLKDRMSAAAYRAAVTPVTDQLGGMLSGGLNALVSGLMPFGQGGSFSQGRVMPFASGGVASGPVTFPMRRGTGLMGEAGPEAIMPLARGADGKLGVRTSGAPAPVHVTMNITTPDAASFERSRTQVAARLSRALAQGNRNR
- a CDS encoding DUF2460 domain-containing protein, with the protein product MTFHDVRFPTSLSFGALGGPERRTEIVTLANGAEERNSPWAHSRRRYDAGLGLRSLDDLEALVAFFEARHGQLHAFRWKDWGDYRSCLASGDVSDTDQLLGIGDEVTAAFQLVKRYGSGPSFYERPVKKPVGGTVIVALDGVPQVEGAAWSVDISTGIVTFDHPPDVGVEVTAGFEFDVPVRFDIDRILTSVASFQAGDAPDVPVVEVRL
- a CDS encoding rcc01693 family protein gives rise to the protein MSRFDWPALMRAGIGGRGLTPAEFWALTPAELLLMLGQRGKTDAPMARARLEELARAYPDETRGDGDE
- a CDS encoding pyruvate dehydrogenase complex dihydrolipoamide acetyltransferase, with amino-acid sequence MPTEILMPALSPTMEEGTLAKWLVKEGDTVSSGDLLAEIETDKATMEFEAVDEGTIGKILVEEGTEGVKVNQPIAVLLEEGESADDIGETSSEPKPADEPTGGEAAPVEEQEDKPEAGMGVPGPKDGDGAKSSSSGGPAPKDDKGGRIFASPLARRIAKDKGIELSDVKGSGPKGRIVKADVESFEPSKAAPKSDEAPKSKEAASAATAPAGMSADAVAKMYEGREYEEVKLDGMRRTIASRLTEAKQTIPHFYLRRDIQLDALLKFRSQLNKQLEAKNVKLSVNDFIIKACALALQEVPDANAVWAGDRILKLKPSDVAVAVAIEGGLFTPVLKDAHQKSLSALSAEMKDLASRARDKKLAPHEYQGGSFAISNLGMFGIDNFDAVINPPHGSILAVGAGVKKPVVGEDGELTTATVMSTTLSVDHRVIDGALGAQFLDAIKKNLESPMLMLA
- a CDS encoding NlpC/P60 family protein; translation: MTDIVAIARGWIGTPYLHQGSTRGAGTDCLGLIRGIWREAFGAEPEPVPAYTADWTAPQGEELLWRAAGRHLDARPLEIAAPGDVLLFRMRNGAEARHLGIQSEVGATARFIHAYSGHGVVESHLSAPWERRIVARFAFRTGS
- a CDS encoding DUF2163 domain-containing protein — encoded protein: MTLASHLVTGLTTVCRCWSVLRADGVLFGFTDHDRPVSFDGMTFRADTGLTARQTVRTTGLSVDNSEALGVLSDDAVTESDIEAGRFDGAEVTGWLVNWRAPAERQVTFRGHIGDIRRGGGAFHAELRGLAEALNHPVGRSFQPTCDAVLGDRACGLDLSPLSDTDTVAEVFENRVIRLADTGRPPGWYALGRLAVLSGAAAGLSAVVKDDAIEGTERVLGLWEPLRATLTLGDTVRVEPGCDKSDATCRTKFSNFINFRGFPHVPGEDWLAAVPRLDGTNDGGRRT
- a CDS encoding baseplate multidomain protein megatron, translated to MATIVLGAAGMAVGGSLGGTVLGLSGATWGRAVGATAGRMLDTRVLGQGSETVETARVDRFRLTGASEGAPVGRVYGRARVAGQVIWASRFREQDSSTTTGGGGKGAPRQPEVTTVDYSYSVSLAVAVCEGEITSIGRIWADGREVPAHMLDMRVYKGSEDQLPDPNIEAVEGAGRAPAYRGIAYVLFEELALGQFGNRVPSFSFEVSRPAGPEDASDIDPPDIARAIRGVAMMPGSGEYALATDPVTVNAGFGRSRLPNVNTSSGEADFVTSFRALADELPNCGSVSLIVSWFGDDLRCGTCRLRPMVEHHDEDGDMPWTVSALDRASAEVVPYVEGAPVCGGTPTDQSVIQSIRHMKDAGQSIVFYPFILMDQLARNSLPDPWTGEIGQPALPWRGRITLSAAPGQAGSPDRTATAAAEVAAFFGTAAPGDFEPGTDTVAYTGPAEWSYRRFILHYAHLCALAGGVDAFCIGSEMRGLTQIRDAAGFPAVDALRQLAADVRTILGSEVKIGYAADWSEYHGYQPDGTGDKYFNIDPLWADSNVDFVGIDNYMPLADWRDGSGHADAHWGSIYNLDYLRANVAGGEGFDWYYASDAHRDAQIRTPITDFYGEPFTWRYKDLAGWWDNYHHDRIDGERAPEPSAWEPGMKPIWFTEFGCGAVDKGANQPNKFVDPKSSESALPYYSNGYRDAFMQMQYLRALIGYYSDPANNPVSIYTGKRMLDMDRAHAWSWDARPWPAFPGRTDVWSDGANHEFGHWLTGRTAHRPLAQVVEALCREAGVQGVDTKELYGLVRGYTLGQVGTIRAALQPLMLAHGFDAMEREGRLVFRTRDGEADGTVTTETLALLPDQPELIERTREGEAEMTGRVRIGFIESGGNYAAACAEAIHPRDSSRAVSGTDLDMAMTRGEGQALAERMLAEARVARDHLRFALPPSGRAFGPGDVVRVEDNGKATGLYRIDRAEDGLERTVEAVRVEPEIYRARDPGSALRSLPPPAVPLPVEGLFLDLPLIRGDEVPHAPWFASVADPWPGPVALYQSAGGGDFTLDQVVPRPAVVGVTDTVLESARPGIWDRGPALRVTVLQGALASVSEAEVLAGANLAAIGDGTPDGWELFQFAHATLVAPGVWDLTLRLRGQGGSDGIMPASWPAGSLFVLMTSRVRQVGLPLSARETGRTLRWGPADRPLDHPSYREAVHAFAGNGLRPYPVCHFRRRPEGSGLRLSWVRRTRIDGDGWAGPDVPLGDEREAYSVTLAVEGATVRSLEVTSPHYDWDAAAMLADGAAPGLEVALTVAQVSDRFGPGPARTWYFTV